One part of the Leclercia sp. LSNIH1 genome encodes these proteins:
- the dctA gene encoding C4-dicarboxylate transporter DctC, which produces MKTSLFKSLYFQVLTAIAIGILLGHHYPELGAQMKPLGDAFVKLIKMVIAPVIFCTVVTGIAGMESMKAVGRTGAVALLYFEVVSTLALIIGLVIVNVVQPGAGMNVDPSTLDAKAVAVYAEQAKDQGVVAFLLDVIPGSVIGAFASGNILQVLLFAVMFGFALHRLGSKGQLIFNVIESFSQVIFGIINMIMRLAPIGAFGAMAFTIGKYGVGTLVQLGQLIVCFYITCILFVVVVLGSIARATGFSIFKFIRYIREELLIVLGTSSSESALPRMLDKMEKLGCRKSVVGLVIPTGYSFNLDGTSIYLTMAAVFIAQATNSHMDIFHQITLLVVLLLSSKGAAGVTGSGFIVLAATISAVGHLPVAGLALILGIDRFMSEARALTNLVGNGVATVVVAKWVKELDHKKLDDTLNNRAPDGKTHGLSS; this is translated from the coding sequence ATGAAAACCTCTCTCTTCAAAAGTCTTTACTTTCAGGTATTAACCGCCATTGCCATTGGTATTCTGCTTGGTCATCACTACCCTGAATTAGGCGCCCAGATGAAACCGCTTGGCGATGCTTTCGTTAAGCTGATTAAGATGGTGATCGCGCCGGTTATTTTCTGCACCGTCGTGACCGGTATCGCAGGCATGGAAAGCATGAAAGCCGTTGGCCGTACGGGTGCAGTGGCGCTGCTCTATTTCGAAGTCGTCAGTACCCTCGCGCTGATCATTGGTCTGGTGATTGTTAACGTCGTGCAGCCCGGCGCGGGCATGAACGTTGACCCCTCGACGCTGGATGCAAAAGCGGTGGCGGTCTATGCCGAGCAGGCGAAAGATCAGGGTGTGGTCGCCTTCCTGCTGGATGTGATCCCCGGCAGCGTGATTGGCGCCTTCGCCAGCGGGAATATCCTGCAGGTGCTGCTGTTCGCCGTGATGTTTGGTTTTGCCCTGCATCGCCTCGGCAGCAAAGGTCAGCTGATTTTTAACGTTATTGAAAGCTTCTCGCAGGTGATTTTCGGCATCATCAACATGATTATGCGTCTGGCACCCATTGGCGCCTTCGGGGCAATGGCCTTCACCATCGGTAAATATGGTGTCGGTACCCTCGTGCAGCTGGGCCAGCTGATCGTCTGCTTCTATATCACCTGTATTCTGTTTGTGGTGGTGGTGCTGGGCAGCATCGCCCGCGCGACCGGCTTCAGCATCTTCAAGTTCATTCGCTACATCCGTGAAGAGCTGCTGATTGTGCTGGGCACCTCCTCATCCGAATCGGCGCTGCCGCGCATGCTCGATAAGATGGAGAAGCTGGGCTGCCGTAAATCGGTCGTCGGGCTGGTGATCCCCACCGGCTACTCCTTTAACCTGGATGGGACATCGATCTACCTGACGATGGCGGCGGTGTTTATCGCCCAGGCCACTAACAGCCATATGGATATCTTCCATCAAATTACGCTGCTGGTTGTGCTGCTGCTCTCCTCAAAAGGGGCGGCTGGGGTCACGGGGAGCGGATTTATCGTCCTGGCGGCAACCATCTCCGCGGTGGGACATCTGCCGGTGGCCGGCCTGGCGTTGATCCTCGGTATCGACCGCTTTATGTCTGAAGCCCGTGCGCTGACCAACCTGGTCGGTAACGGCGTGGCAACAGTAGTCGTGGCGAAGTGGGTAAAAGAGCTGGACCACAAAAAGCTCGACGATACGCTGAATAATCGTGCGCCAGACGGCAAAACACACGGTTTGTCCTCCTAA
- a CDS encoding AsmA family protein — MTKTAKIITWTGGVFLLLIVVLIVVIATFDWNRLKPTINQKVSTELNRPFAIRGDLGVVWERQKGETGWRSWIPWPHVHANDVILGNPPDIPEITMVHLPRVEATLAPLALLTKTVYLPWIKLQQPDARLIRLSEKTNNWTFDLAGDDKEKDPDAQPSSWSFRLDNILFDRGRIDVNDAVSKAQMELFVDPLGKPVPFSEVTGDKGKKDKVGDYVFGLKAEGRYNDQPLRGTGKIGGMLALRSEGTPFPVQADFRSGNTRVAFVGTVNDPMKMGGVDLKLKFAGDSLGELYELTGVLLPDTPPFETDGRLVAKINSEEASVYDYRNFNGRIGDSDIHGSLTYTTGKPRPKLEGDVESRQLRLADLGPLIGVDSGKGTKAEEVRKQAPPSGKVLPNDRFETDKWDVMDADVRFKGRRIEHGSSLPISNLSTHILLKNADLRLEPLKFGLAGGTISSNIHLEGDKNPMRGQADIQARRLKLKELMPDVELMQKTLGEMNGDAKIRGTGNSVAALLGNGNGNLKLLMNDGLVSRNLMEILGLNVGNFIVGQIFGDDEVRVNCAAANIDLVNGVARPQIFAFDTENAVINVTGTASMASEQLDLTINPESKGIRIVTLRSPLYVRGSFKDPDAGVKAGPLIARGAVAAALATLVTPAAALLALISPSEGQANQCQTILSQMKK, encoded by the coding sequence ATGACAAAAACAGCGAAGATTATCACCTGGACAGGGGGAGTCTTCTTGTTGCTGATTGTGGTGCTGATTGTCGTGATCGCGACATTTGACTGGAACCGCCTCAAACCGACCATCAACCAGAAAGTCTCGACCGAACTTAACCGTCCTTTCGCTATTCGCGGGGACTTGGGCGTGGTATGGGAGCGGCAGAAGGGCGAAACGGGCTGGCGCAGCTGGATACCCTGGCCGCACGTTCACGCTAACGACGTTATTCTCGGCAACCCGCCGGACATTCCTGAAATCACCATGGTGCATCTCCCGCGCGTGGAGGCCACCCTTGCGCCGCTGGCACTGCTTACCAAAACGGTCTATCTGCCGTGGATCAAACTGCAACAGCCAGATGCCCGGCTGATCCGCCTGTCGGAGAAGACCAATAACTGGACCTTCGATCTGGCAGGCGATGATAAAGAAAAAGATCCTGATGCCCAGCCTTCGTCCTGGTCTTTCCGCCTCGATAATATTCTGTTCGATCGTGGGCGGATCGACGTGAACGACGCGGTCAGCAAAGCACAGATGGAGCTCTTCGTCGATCCGCTGGGCAAGCCGGTACCCTTCAGCGAAGTGACTGGCGATAAAGGCAAAAAGGATAAGGTCGGCGATTACGTCTTTGGCCTGAAGGCGGAAGGGCGCTACAACGATCAGCCGCTGCGCGGCACCGGTAAAATTGGCGGTATGCTGGCGTTGCGCAGCGAAGGCACCCCCTTCCCGGTGCAGGCTGACTTCCGCTCCGGCAATACCCGGGTGGCTTTTGTCGGTACGGTGAACGACCCAATGAAGATGGGCGGCGTCGATCTGAAGCTGAAATTTGCCGGGGATTCGCTGGGCGAACTTTATGAGCTGACCGGCGTACTGCTGCCTGATACGCCGCCGTTTGAAACCGATGGTCGGCTGGTGGCGAAGATCAATTCGGAAGAGGCCTCGGTCTACGATTACCGCAACTTTAATGGCCGGATCGGTGACAGCGATATCCACGGTTCGCTGACCTACACCACCGGCAAACCGCGGCCGAAGCTGGAAGGGGATGTGGAGTCGCGTCAGCTGCGGCTGGCGGACCTCGGGCCGCTGATTGGCGTCGACTCCGGTAAAGGCACCAAAGCGGAGGAGGTACGCAAGCAGGCACCGCCGTCCGGCAAAGTGCTGCCGAACGACCGCTTCGAAACCGATAAGTGGGACGTAATGGATGCGGACGTGCGCTTCAAAGGGCGGCGGATCGAGCATGGCAGCAGCCTGCCTATCAGTAATCTTTCTACCCATATCCTCCTGAAAAACGCCGACCTGCGTCTGGAGCCGCTGAAGTTTGGTCTGGCTGGCGGCACCATCTCCTCAAATATCCATCTTGAAGGCGATAAAAATCCGATGCGGGGCCAGGCCGATATTCAGGCGCGACGGCTGAAGCTGAAGGAGCTGATGCCGGATGTGGAGCTGATGCAGAAAACCCTGGGGGAGATGAATGGCGATGCCAAAATTCGCGGTACCGGCAACTCTGTTGCGGCCCTGCTGGGGAACGGTAACGGCAATCTGAAGCTGCTGATGAACGACGGGCTGGTGAGCCGTAACCTGATGGAAATTCTGGGTCTGAACGTCGGGAACTTCATCGTCGGCCAGATCTTTGGCGACGACGAGGTGCGGGTAAACTGCGCAGCGGCCAATATTGACCTGGTCAACGGCGTCGCACGGCCGCAGATTTTCGCCTTCGATACTGAAAACGCGGTGATCAACGTCACCGGCACCGCCAGTATGGCCTCGGAACAGCTGGATCTCACCATCAACCCGGAAAGTAAAGGCATTCGCATCGTGACGCTGCGCTCGCCGCTGTACGTGCGTGGTAGCTTTAAAGATCCGGATGCGGGGGTGAAGGCGGGGCCGTTAATTGCTCGTGGTGCGGTGGCCGCTGCGCTGGCGACCCTGGTTACCCCTGCTGCAGCGCTGCTGGCGCTCATCTCGCCGTCTGAGGGGCAGGCCAATCAGTGTCAAACCATTCTGTCGCAGATGAAGAAATAG
- the pdeH gene encoding cyclic-guanylate-specific phosphodiesterase, producing the protein MKLRQDIQLLSIPEASIENLQEHRYWLQCERAYTYQPIYRTDGKLMAIEILTVVTHPSNPAQRIAPDRYFAEVPVRHRLDILEEQLAMLAVRQNFFADNNILASVNVDGPTLLAVRQDESLQKLIQRLPWLRFELVEHVRLPQDSSFATMCEFGPLWLDDFGTGMANFSALSEVRYDYIKVARDLFIMLRQTPEGRNLFTLLLQLMNRYCQGVIVEGVETLEEWRDVQNSPAAAAQGYFLSRPVSMETLDNVIITL; encoded by the coding sequence ATGAAGTTAAGGCAGGACATCCAGCTGCTGAGCATCCCTGAAGCGAGTATTGAGAACTTACAGGAACACCGCTACTGGCTGCAATGTGAGCGCGCTTATACTTATCAGCCGATCTACCGTACCGACGGTAAGCTGATGGCGATTGAGATCCTGACCGTCGTGACCCATCCTTCAAACCCGGCACAGCGGATTGCACCGGATCGCTACTTCGCGGAAGTCCCCGTGCGTCATCGTCTGGATATCCTGGAGGAGCAGCTCGCCATGCTGGCGGTGAGACAAAACTTTTTCGCCGACAACAACATTCTGGCTTCGGTTAACGTCGATGGCCCAACTCTGCTGGCGGTGCGGCAGGATGAGAGCCTGCAGAAGCTGATCCAGCGGCTGCCGTGGCTGCGCTTTGAGCTGGTGGAGCACGTTCGTCTGCCGCAGGACTCCTCGTTTGCCACCATGTGTGAGTTTGGCCCGCTGTGGCTGGACGACTTTGGCACCGGTATGGCGAACTTCTCCGCCCTGAGCGAAGTGCGTTACGATTACATCAAAGTGGCGCGCGATCTGTTCATTATGCTGCGCCAGACGCCGGAAGGGCGCAATCTGTTCACGCTTCTGCTGCAACTGATGAACCGCTACTGCCAGGGGGTTATCGTCGAAGGCGTCGAGACGCTGGAAGAGTGGCGCGATGTACAGAACTCACCCGCCGCTGCCGCCCAGGGCTATTTCCTCTCCCGCCCGGTGTCGATGGAGACGCTCGACAACGTAATCATCACCCTGTAA
- a CDS encoding sugar kinase → MSKKIAVIGECMIELSQKGAEVSRGFGGDTLNTSVYIARQVDADALAVNYVTALGTDNFSQQMLDAWQSENVDTSLTQRMENRLPGLYYIETDSTGERTFYYWRNEAAAKFWLESDSAAQICETLAHFDYLYLSGISLAILSQSSREKLLSLLRECRANGGKVIFDNNYRPRLWASREETQQAYSQMLECTDIAFLTLDDEDALWGEKPVDEVIARTQAAGVSEVVIKRGADSCLVAIAGEAVIEVPAVKLAKEKVIDTTAAGDSFSAGYLAVRLTGGTPEAAAQRGHLTASTVIQYRGAIIPREAMPA, encoded by the coding sequence ATGTCCAAAAAAATTGCCGTGATCGGCGAATGTATGATCGAACTCTCCCAGAAAGGCGCGGAAGTCAGCCGCGGCTTTGGTGGCGACACCTTAAATACCTCCGTATATATTGCTCGTCAGGTCGATGCTGACGCGCTGGCGGTAAACTATGTTACGGCGCTGGGCACCGACAATTTCAGCCAGCAGATGCTGGACGCATGGCAGAGTGAAAATGTCGATACTTCCCTGACCCAGCGGATGGAAAACCGCCTGCCGGGCCTCTATTACATCGAGACCGACAGCACCGGCGAGCGCACCTTCTATTACTGGCGTAACGAAGCTGCCGCCAAATTCTGGCTGGAGAGCGACAGCGCGGCGCAGATCTGCGAAACGCTGGCCCATTTCGACTACCTCTATCTGAGCGGCATCAGCCTTGCGATCCTCAGCCAGAGCAGCCGTGAAAAACTGCTCTCCTTACTGCGCGAATGCCGCGCCAACGGCGGGAAGGTGATTTTCGACAACAACTACCGTCCACGCCTGTGGGCCAGCCGCGAAGAGACGCAGCAGGCCTATAGCCAGATGCTGGAATGCACCGATATCGCTTTCTTAACCCTCGACGACGAAGATGCGCTGTGGGGCGAGAAGCCGGTTGATGAGGTGATTGCGCGTACGCAGGCCGCCGGTGTCAGCGAAGTGGTAATTAAGCGCGGGGCAGATTCCTGCCTGGTGGCGATCGCCGGAGAAGCGGTTATCGAAGTACCTGCGGTGAAGCTGGCGAAAGAGAAAGTGATTGATACGACCGCGGCGGGTGACTCCTTCAGCGCCGGCTATCTGGCGGTGCGTCTGACGGGCGGTACGCCGGAAGCGGCAGCGCAGCGCGGCCACCTGACCGCCAGCACGGTGATCCAGTATCGCGGCGCCATCATTCCACGCGAAGCGATGCCTGCTTAA